A window from Citrus sinensis cultivar Valencia sweet orange chromosome 3, DVS_A1.0, whole genome shotgun sequence encodes these proteins:
- the LOC102616203 gene encoding 3-oxo-Delta(4,5)-steroid 5-beta-reductase-like, whose product MGKQDENPKHPSSSVALIIGVTGMAGLSLAEALKNNPTIPGGPWKVYGTARRPPPSWFPSSHVDHYITFDALDSTDTTQKLSSISQEVTHLFWVMFQRLKSEEINISNNSTMFKNVMSVVVDSNKGRSRLRHVTLLMGTKHYMGPVFDPSLVGQLIGHDPPFKEDSVRLPFPNFYYAVEDIAASYSPAVTYSVHRSSIIIGASSRSLNNSLLTLAVYATICRHQGLPFRYLGNKYTWEHFCDMSDSRVLAEQQIWAATTDRAKNQAFNCTNGDVFTWKSLWKLLSEIFDVEFVPFDEKEKFDVVEMMEEKGEIWDEIVEKHGLYKTKMEEITCFEALNTVLHLQFQHVSSMNKSREFGFFGFVDTMKSIRTWVKKLREMKIIP is encoded by the exons ATGGGTAAGCAAGATGAAAACCCTAAACATCCCTCTTCATCAGTTGCCTTAATCATTGGGGTGACAGGCATGGCAGGCTTGAGCTTAGCAGAAGCTCTAAAGAATAATCCAACAATACCAGGCGGCCCCTGGAAAGTCTACGGCACTGCCCGCCGACCTCCGCCCAGCTGGTTCCCGTCTTCTCACGTCGATCATTACATAACCTTCGATGCCCTAGACTCCACTGACACAACCCAAAAGCTCTCCTCGATTTCTCAAGAAGTCACTCATCTTTTTTGGGTCATGTTCCAGCGTTTGAAAAGCGAAGAAATCAACATATCCAATAACTCAACAATGTTTAAGAATGTGATGTCCGTCGTCGTAGACTCGAATAAGGGACGCTCTCGCCTCCGCCACGTTACTTTGCTAATGGGGACGAAGCACTACATGGGTCCGGTATTTGATCCGTCACTTGTAGGTCAACTTATCGGTCACGATCCTCCGTTTAAGGAGGACTCGGTTAGGTTGCCTTTCCCAAACTTTTACTATGCGGTTGAAGACATTGCAGCGTCATATTCGCCGGCTGTAACGTACTCCGTGCATCGCTCGTCGATCATAATCGGTGCATCTTCAAGAAGCCTGAACAATTCATTGCTCACTTTGGCTGTGTATGCCACCATTTGCAGGCACCAAGGGTTGCCGTTTCGATACTTGG GTAACAAATACACATGGGAGCATTTTTGCGACATGTCAGACAGCCGAGTGCTGGCAGAGCAACAAATATGGGCAGCAACGACGGATAGGGCCAAGAACCAAGCTTTTAACTGCACAAACGGCGATGTTTTTACATGGAAGAGCTTGTGGAAACTGTTGTCAGAAATCTTTGACGTTGAATTTGTGCCGTTTGATGAGAAAGAAAAGTTTGATGTGGTTGAGATGATGGAGGAGAAAGGAGAAATATGGGATGAGATTGTTGAGAAACATGGGCTGTACAAGACCAAAATGGAGGAGATTACTTGCTTTGAGGCACTTAATACTGTGTTGCATTTACAGTTTCAGCATGTTAGTAGCATGAATAAGAGCAGAGAATTTGGGTTCTTTGGGTTTGTTGATACTATGAAGAGTATTAGAACGTGGGTGAAGAAATTGAGAGAGATGAAGATCATACCATGA
- the LOC102615505 gene encoding (S)-8-oxocitronellyl enol synthase CYC2-like produces MEKQDQNPKSVALIIGVTGISGLSLAEALKNPTTPGSPWKVYGAARRPPPGWFPTALVDRYITFDALDPTDTALKLSLISQEITNLFWVPLQVQESEEVNIFKNSTMLKNVLSVLVSSNSGRSRLRHVALLTGTKHYMGPIFDPSLAGQLMPYEVPFKEDSSRLPFPNFYYELEDVSASYSPAITYSVHRSSVIIGASPRSLYNSLLTLAVYATICKYQGLPFRYFGNKYTWEHFFDVSDSRLLAEQQIWAATTDKAKNQAFNCTNGDVFMWKSLWKLLSEIFDIEFVPFDDVKNEKFDVVEMMKEKGEIWDEIVEKHGLYKTKLEEITCFEAMKLVLHFEFQHVSSMNKSREFGFFGFVDTMKSIRMWVGKLREMKIIP; encoded by the exons ATGGAAAAGCAAGatcaaaaccctaaatcaGTCGCCCTAATCATTGGGGTGACGGGCATTTCAGGCTTGAGCTTAGCGGAAGCTCTAAAGAACCCAACTACCCCTGGCAGCCCCTGGAAAGTGTACGGCGCCGCCCGCCGGCCTCCGCCCGGCTGGTTCCCGACTGCTCTCGTCGATCGTTATATAACCTTCGATGCCCTAGATCCCACTGACACAGCCCTAAAACTCTCTCTGATTTCCCAAGAAATCACTAACCTTTTTTGGGTCCCTTTGCAGGTTCAGGAAAGCGAAGAAGTAAACATATTCAAGAACTCGACGATGTTGAAGAATGTGCTCTCCGTTCTTGTAAGTTCGAACAGCGGACGTTCTCGTCTCCGACATGTGGCTTTGCTGACGGGGACGAAACACTACATGGGTCCGATATTTGATCCTTCGCTTGCAGGTCAACTTATGCCTTACGAAGTTCCTTTTAAGGAGGACTCGTCCAGACTGCCTTTCCCCAACTTTTACTACGAATTGGAAGACGTTTCCGCATCGTATTCGCCGGCTATAACGTACTCCGTGCATCGTTCGTCGGTCATAATCGGTGCATCTCCAAGAAGCCTGTACAATTCGTTGCTCACTTTAGCGGTGTATGCTACCATTTGTAAGTACCAAGGGTTGCCGTTTCGATACTTTG GTAACAAATACACATGGGAGCATTTTTTCGACGTGTCAGACAGCCGATTGCTAGCAGAGCAACAGATATGGGCAGCAACGACGGATAAGGCCAAGAACCAAGCATTTAACTGCACAAACGGCGACGTTTTTATGTGGAAGAGCTTATGGAAACTGTTGTCAGAAATCTTTGACATTGAGTTTGTGCCGTTTGATGatgtgaaaaatgaaaaatttgatgTGGTTGAGATGATGAAGGAGAAAGGAGAAATATGGGATGAGATAGTTGAGAAACATGGGCTGTATAAGACCAAATTGGAGGAGATAACTTGTTTTGAGGCAATGAAACTTGTCTTGCATTTTGAGTTTCAGCATGTCAGTAGCATGAACAAGAGCAGAGAATTTGGGTTCTTTGGGTTTGTTGATACCATGAAGAGTATTAGAATGTGGGTCGGCAAATTGAGAGAGATGAAGATCATACCATGA
- the LOC102615812 gene encoding 3-oxo-Delta(4,5)-steroid 5-beta-reductase, which translates to MEKQDQNPKYLSSSVALIVGVTGISGLSLAEALKNPTSQGIPWKVYGAARRPPPGWFPTALVDRYITFDALDSADTALKLSLISQEITHLFWVPLHAQESEEVNILKNSTMLKNVLSALVNSSSGRSCLRHVALLTGTKHYMGPIFDPSLAGRLTPYDVPFKEDSPRLPFPNFYYALEDVAASYSPAITYSVHRSSVIIGASPRSLYNSLLTLAVYATICKYQGLPFRYFGNKYTWEHFFDVSDSRLLAEQQIWAATTDKAKNQAFNCTNGDVFMWKSLWKLLSEIFDVEFVPFDDEKNEKFDVVEMMKEKGEIWDEIVEKHELYKTKLEEITCFEAMKLVLHFEFQHVSSMNKSREFGFFGFVDTMKSIRMWVGKLREMKIIP; encoded by the exons ATGGAAAAGCAAGATCAGAACCCTAAATATCTCTCCTCCTCAGTTGCCCTAATCGTTGGTGTGACGGGCATTTCAGGCTTGAGCTTGGCAGAAGCTCTAAAGAACCCAACCTCGCAGGGCATCCCCTGGAAAGTGTACGGCGCCGCCCGCCGGCCTCCGCCTGGCTGGTTCCCGACTGCTCTCGTCGATCGTTATATAACCTTCGATGCTCTGGACTCCGCTGACACAGCCCTAAAACTCTCTCTGATTTCTCAAGAAATCACTCATCTTTTTTGGGTCCCTTTGCACGCTCAGGAAAGCGAAGAAGTAAACATATTGAAGAACTCGACGATGTTGAAGAATGTGCTCTCCGCTCTTGTAAATTCGAGCAGCGGACGTTCTTGTCTCCGACATGTGGCTTTGCTGACGGGGACGAAACACTACATGGGTCCGATATTTGATCCGTCGCTTGCAGGTCGACTTACGCCTTACGACGTTCCTTTTAAGGAGGACTCGCCCAGACTGCCTTTTCCCAACTTCTACTACGCGTTGGAAGACGTTGCCGCATCGTATTCACCTGCTATAACGTACTCCGTGCATCGTTCGTCGGTCATAATCGGTGCATCTCCAAGAAGCCTGTACAATTCGTTGCTCACTTTAGCGGTGTATGCCACCATTTGCAAGTACCAGGGGTTGCCGTTTCGATACTTTG GTAACAAATACACATGGGAGCATTTTTTCGACGTGTCAGACAGCCGATTGCTAGCAGAGCAACAGATATGGGCAGCAACGACGGATAAGGCCAAGAACCAAGCATTTAACTGCACAAACGGCGACGTTTTTATGTGGAAGAGCTTATGGAAACTGTTGTCAGAAATCTTTGACGTTGAGTTTGTGCCGTTTGAtgatgagaaaaatgaaaaatttgatgTGGTTGAGATGATGAAGGAGAAAGGAGAAATATGGGATGAGATAGTTGAGAAACATGAGCTGTATAAGACCAAATTGGAGGAGATAACTTGTTTTGAGGCAATGAAACTTGTCTTGCATTTTGAGTTTCAGCATGTCAGTAGCATGAACAAGAGCAGAGAATTTGGGTTCTTTGGGTTTGTTGATACCATGAAGAGTATTAGAATGTGGGTGGGGAAGTTACGAGAGATGAAGATCATACCATGA